A section of the Triticum dicoccoides isolate Atlit2015 ecotype Zavitan chromosome 7A, WEW_v2.0, whole genome shotgun sequence genome encodes:
- the LOC119328268 gene encoding serine/threonine-protein kinase STY13-like has protein sequence MIEGARFHNMLGGGGAGIGGGRGKLENEGNGFYDMPYYHKVGESSHMSVDSADNMNSMNYVGGSVAMSVDNSSVASNESRTVMLNHPGLRDVPTPNYSVCNSVIYPNKAAASVLKEDALARVLMDPTHPTEILTNYEAWTIDLGKLDMGAPFAQGAFGKLYRGTYNGEDVAIKLLEKPENDLERAQLMEQQFVQEVMMLSTLRHPNIVRFIGACRKSIVWCIITEYAKGGSVRQFLARRQTKSVPLRLAVKQALDVARGMAYVHALGFIHRDLKSDNLLISADKSIKIADFGVARIEVKTEGMTPETGTYRWMAPEMIQHRPYDHKVDVYSFGIVLWELMTGMLPFTNMTAVQAAFAVVNKNARPAIPQDCLPALSHIMTRCWDANPEVRPSFNEVVTMLEAAETDVVSNVRKARFRCCISEPMTTD, from the exons ATGATTGAGGGGGCAAGGTTCCACAATAtgttaggtggtggtggtgctggcatCGGCGGCGGCAGAGGGAAGCTGGAGAACGAGGGCAACGGCTTCTACGACATGCCGTATTACCACAAGGTCGGGGAGAGCTCCCACATGTCGGTGGACAGCGCGGACAACATGAACTCGATGAACTACGTCGGCGGCTCGGTCGCCATGTCGGTGGACAACAGCAGCGTGGCCTCCAACGAGTCCCGCACCGTCATGCTCAACCACCCGGGCCTCCGTGATGTTCCCACACCAAACTATTCGGTTTGCAACAGCGTCATCTATCCCAACAAGGCTGCCGCGTCTGTCCTCAAGGAGGATGCGTTGGCTCGGGTTTTGATGGACCCAACTCATCCAACGGAGATACTCACTAACTACGAGGCGTGGACCATTGATCTGGGGAAGCTGGACATGGGGGCTCCTTTTGCTCAGGGGGCCTTTGGGAAGCTGTATCGGGGAACGTATAATGGGGAAGATGTTGCCATTAAGCTGCTGGAGAAGCCTGAGAATGATCTAGAGAGAGCACAGTTGATGGAACAGCAGTTTGTGCAAGAAGTTATGATGCTTTCCACGTTGAGGCACCCAAATATAGTAAGGTTCATCGGGGCATGCAGGAAGTCGATTGTTTGGTGTATCATTACTGAATATGCAAAAGGTGgctctgtcaggcagttccttgcccgAAGGCAGACCAAGTCTGTGCCCCTGAGATTGGCAGTGAAACAGGCGCTTGATGTTGCCAGAGGAATGGCATATGTGCATGCCCTGGGATTTATTCACAGGGATCTGAAGTCAGATAACCTTCTAATTTCAGCAGACAAGTCCATCAAGATTGCAGACTTTGGAGTTGCTCGAATCGAGGTAAAAACCGAGGGAATGACTCCAGAGACAGGAACCTACCGCTGGATGGCACC GGAGATGATCCAGCACAGGCCTTATGATCATAAGGTCGACGTGTATAGCTTTGGGATTGTGCTGTGGGAGCTCATGACCGGCATGCTCCCCTTCACAAACATGACAGCAGTTCAGGCCGCTTTTGCCGTGGTAAACAAGAATGCCCGCCCTGCAATCCCGCAAGATTGCCTGCCTGCTCTGAGCCACATCATGACGCGCTGCTGGGATGCAAACCCTGAAGTCCGCCCGTCATTCAACGAGGTCGTCACCATGCTCGAGGCTGCCGAGACGGACGTCGTTAGCAACGTCCGTAAGGCACGGTTCCGCTGCTGCATCTCCGAGCCCATGACCACCGACTGA